Proteins encoded by one window of Musa acuminata AAA Group cultivar baxijiao chromosome BXJ2-9, Cavendish_Baxijiao_AAA, whole genome shotgun sequence:
- the LOC103999254 gene encoding transcription factor BIM2 codes for MEVQGKKVTHDFLSLYSSDSSLQPQDPRPPSQGFFLKTRDFLQPPERGKEEDAVPVERPAEQALPGEVGTYAIGHAAGAVKPQRRGCSEAPGFPAGLQTKPEPEYGGRTTTTASYRHAGGTSYTPWDDNDTDSGGQRTSHFAAAGECHDSGPIPATVAIAAATTGRQDSTPEKKQLTETATSRSSRAYDGVEDEDFTKREGSSASKDLTIKVDGKASCVDQRPNNPRSKHSATEQRRRSKINDRFQILRELIPHSDQRRDKASFLMEVIEYVRFLQEKIQKHESSPPGWNKDNTKLIRWNNSQVPPNGLSVPPHVVKNDSAPPAHVFSKQLDESRVPVVPPSPLSLHSPPATGHTAGVFYKTNSNLVATQNLLQPRLFPVGSETSISQSQQRLADAGTMASHNRSPCVRTCSLADCSVSKQMLNEQEELTIDEGTISVSTVYSHGLLNTLTEALQSSGIDLSQANISVQFKFGKPPINKRPDATATTSTIKEPEDPASCNQSIGYRRMGISGEESSRASKRHKVHR; via the exons ATGGAGGTCCAAG GGAAGAAAGTAACTCATGATTTCCTTTCGCTTTACTCCTCGGATTCGTCATTGCAGCCCCAAGATCCAAGGCCTCCCTCACAAG GCTTCTTTTTGAAGACGCGAGACTTCCTTCAACCGCCAGAGCGGGGAAAAGAGGAGGACGCTGTCCCGGTCGAGAGGCCGGCCGAGCAAGCGCTTCCCGGCGAGGTGGGCACGTACGCCATCGGCCATGCGGCGGGCGCGGTGAAGCCGCAGCGGAGAGGGTGCAGCGAGGCGCCGGGTTTCCCTGCCGGGTTACAGACCAAGCCCGAACCCGAATACGGTGGCcggaccaccaccaccgccagctATCGCCACGCCGGCGGCACTTCTTACACGCCGTGGGACGACAACGACACGGATTCGGGAG GGCAGAGGACGTCACACTTTGCTGCCGCAGGCGAATGCCACGATTCTGGACCCatccccgccaccgtcgccatagCCGCAGCCACCACTGGCAG GCAGGACTCAACGCCAGAGAAGAAGCAGCTGACAGAGACTGCCACATCGAGATCCAGTCGAGCTTATGATGGAGTGGAAGATGAGGATTTTACAAAGAGGGAAGGCTCTTCCGCCAGTAAAG ATTTGACCATCAAAGTGGATGGAAAAGCGAGCTGCGTCGATCAGAGACCAAACAACCCACGATCAAAGCATTCTGCCACAGAgcagagaagaagaagcaaaatCAATGATAG ATTTCAAATACTCAGGGAGCTCATACCTCATAGCGATCAGAGGAGGGATAAAGCTTCGTTTCTCATGGAG GTCATTGAATACGTTCGTTTCCTACAAGAGAAGATACAGAAGCATGAGTCATCACCCCCAGGATGGAATAAGGACAATACCAAGTTAATACGATGG AACAACAGCCAAGTCCCTCCAAATGGTTTATCTGTCCCACCTCATGTAGTGAAAAATGATTCTGCTCCTCCTGCACATGTGTTCTCCAAACAACTTGATGAAAGTAGAGTTCCAGTTGTACCTCCTTCCCCATTAAGTCTGCACAGTCCACCCGCTACAGGTCATACTGCTGGTGTCTTTTACAAGACAAATAGTAACCTGGTTGCCACACAGAATCTATTGCAACCAAGGTTGTTCCCTGTTGGAAGCGAAACTAGCATTTCTCAGTCACAGCAGAGGCTGGCTGATGCTGGTACCATGGCATCCCACAATCGATCTCCCTGTGTAAGAACATGCAGCCTTGCTGATTGTTCTGTTAGCAAGCAGATGTTGAATGAACAAGAGGAGCTGACAATTGATGAGGGCACAATTAGTGTGTCTACTGTTTACTCCCATGG GTTGTTAAACACGTTGACTGAGGCATTGCAAAGCTCTGGCATAGATCTGTCTCAAGCCAATATCTCTGTACAGTTTAAATTTGGCAAGCCACCAATTAATAAGAGGCCTGATGCTACAGCCACAACTTCCACCATTAAG GAACCAGAAGATCCTGCATCATGTAATCAATCAATTGGTTACCGCAGGATGGGGATCAGTGGTGAGGAATCATCACGAGCATCCAAAAGACACAAAGTTCATCGCTAG
- the LOC135623757 gene encoding transcription factor bHLH49-like isoform X2, whose product MDDSFSNFTERSTAKFSCYMMNPFDATTSRDNSGAQMQKKNKIDMMEAVRISSLSTDYVSKNGSLMKEQKDMHHHQEDPSNLATAAGNSSSSTTRRRANEIPMEMEEDHEPKSERKSLTVATVNPKRKQVKDITESDLVHVRARHGQATSNHSLAERVRREKINERMKLLQGLVPGCSKVTGKAVMLDEIINYVQSLQQQVELAAINPRLDIDREGVLPKYLLQSCNSPSAAAGFSSDIIHPQLHLPHQGLIQSGLSGTRNPPDLLGRSIDTQMTAEDGYNMQVSNAWDEELHNVVQMRCSSSTNLYTHRIQQ is encoded by the exons ATGGATGACTCATTCAGCA ATTTCACTGAGAGATCAACTGCAAAGTTTTCTTGCTACATGATGAATCCTTTCGATGCAACTACATCAAGAGATAACTCTGGAGCTCAGATgcagaagaagaacaaaatcGACATGATGGAAGCTGTCAGAATTTCCTCATTATCTACTGATTATGTATCCAAGAATGGCAGTCTGATGAAGGAACAAAAGGACATGCATCATCACCAAGAAGATCCATCTAATCTGGCCACTGCAGCTGGGAATTCTTCTTCCTCCACGACAAGGAGAAGAGCAAATGAG ATACCTATGGAGATGGAAGAGGATCATGAACCGAAATCCGAGCGAAAGAGTTTGACGGTGGCTACTGTTAATCCTAAACGGAAGCAGGTAAAAGACATCACTGAATCAGATCTAGTTCACGTCCGGGCTAGGCATGGCCAGGCAACGAGCAACCACAGTCTTGCAGAAAGA GTAAGAAGGGAAAAGATCAATGAGAGGATGAAGCTTCTTCAAGGCCTTGTTCCTGGTTGCAGCAAG GTCACAGGAAAGGCAGTAATGCTGGATGAGATCATCAACTACGTTCAATCACTACAACAGCAGGTTGAG CTTGCAGCTATCAATCCAAGGCTGGACATTGACAGAGAGGGAGTTCTTCCTAAATAT CTACTTCAGTCTTGCAATAGCCCCTCAGCTGCTGCTGGTTTCTCATCAGACATAATTCATCCGCAACTACATCTGCCACACCAGGGTTTGATCCAATCTGGGTTATCTGGGACCAGAAACCCTCCAGATTTACTTGGAAGATCAATAGATACTCAAATGACTGCAGAAGATGGATATAACATGCAG GTGTCTAATGCATGGGATGAAGAGCTCCACAATGTTGTGCAAATGAGATGTAGCAGCAGTACCAATCTCTATACTCATAGAATTCAACAGTAA
- the LOC135623757 gene encoding transcription factor bHLH49-like isoform X1, with protein MDDSFSNFTERSTAKFSCYMMNPFDATTSRDNSGAQMQKKNKIDMMEAVRISSLSTDYVSKNGSLMKEQKDMHHHQEDPSNLATAAGNSSSSTTRRRANEIPMEMEEDHEPKSERKSLTVATVNPKRKQVKDITESDLVHVRARHGQATSNHSLAERVRREKINERMKLLQGLVPGCSKVTGKAVMLDEIINYVQSLQQQVEFLSMKLAAINPRLDIDREGVLPKYLLQSCNSPSAAAGFSSDIIHPQLHLPHQGLIQSGLSGTRNPPDLLGRSIDTQMTAEDGYNMQVSNAWDEELHNVVQMRCSSSTNLYTHRIQQ; from the exons ATGGATGACTCATTCAGCA ATTTCACTGAGAGATCAACTGCAAAGTTTTCTTGCTACATGATGAATCCTTTCGATGCAACTACATCAAGAGATAACTCTGGAGCTCAGATgcagaagaagaacaaaatcGACATGATGGAAGCTGTCAGAATTTCCTCATTATCTACTGATTATGTATCCAAGAATGGCAGTCTGATGAAGGAACAAAAGGACATGCATCATCACCAAGAAGATCCATCTAATCTGGCCACTGCAGCTGGGAATTCTTCTTCCTCCACGACAAGGAGAAGAGCAAATGAG ATACCTATGGAGATGGAAGAGGATCATGAACCGAAATCCGAGCGAAAGAGTTTGACGGTGGCTACTGTTAATCCTAAACGGAAGCAGGTAAAAGACATCACTGAATCAGATCTAGTTCACGTCCGGGCTAGGCATGGCCAGGCAACGAGCAACCACAGTCTTGCAGAAAGA GTAAGAAGGGAAAAGATCAATGAGAGGATGAAGCTTCTTCAAGGCCTTGTTCCTGGTTGCAGCAAG GTCACAGGAAAGGCAGTAATGCTGGATGAGATCATCAACTACGTTCAATCACTACAACAGCAGGTTGAG TTCCTGTCAATGAAGCTTGCAGCTATCAATCCAAGGCTGGACATTGACAGAGAGGGAGTTCTTCCTAAATAT CTACTTCAGTCTTGCAATAGCCCCTCAGCTGCTGCTGGTTTCTCATCAGACATAATTCATCCGCAACTACATCTGCCACACCAGGGTTTGATCCAATCTGGGTTATCTGGGACCAGAAACCCTCCAGATTTACTTGGAAGATCAATAGATACTCAAATGACTGCAGAAGATGGATATAACATGCAG GTGTCTAATGCATGGGATGAAGAGCTCCACAATGTTGTGCAAATGAGATGTAGCAGCAGTACCAATCTCTATACTCATAGAATTCAACAGTAA